A single Dreissena polymorpha isolate Duluth1 chromosome 14, UMN_Dpol_1.0, whole genome shotgun sequence DNA region contains:
- the LOC127858116 gene encoding probable helicase with zinc finger domain isoform X2 translates to MTLQTDVWYRPQDSHNIQSYKDRMHTFLYAEEVAQMKIVSRMNVICNMTPTDLLESIGNFPTMHATEGQLFARIHLENDLSIDSAVGRLVLQIESVWLKGLNESSGIDTKRVYESSISHIEHDVITVRLSQTCVRELKLLNGRKCRVEIQMQLNRQAFCEMHHAVDNMESASFVYPLELEPVLPDECDGKLSIDGYGIKPCNEYQFATIRTIARPKIEGEPPILIVGPFGTGKTYTIAQAAIFTLQQPNTRILICTHSNSEADLYVTKYFHPLYMEGNKDTKPLRVYYEKRWPESVSQIVQKYCLMKYKAFRQPTKEEIDEHRIIITTLRSSKLVSRLASKGIFTHIMLDEAAQVLETELLIPLSLAGPGTKVVLAGDPMQIGPEVYSKLGRKENFNVSMLERLDLTYAFNTQYKVKLCQNYRTTSAIIDFMSELFYDCQLEATENPPPHPDVHALAFYVARGEDASLEIMNDGYYNVAEVKEIVERVEELKRTWPERHWGRYDQSKICVIAPYRAQILYLRSELKERGFSKVNVERVNNVQGKEFKVTIISTVRTRKEGMEDVEHVDLAFLSNPKFLVTAMTRAQSQVIVVGEPVTLSVIGECRDIWKRFIEVCHEHGSFHGLEWEEYRRQCFSAESKLNPEAPEFVPRVCID, encoded by the exons ATGACGTTGCAGACAGACGTGTGGTATCGTCCGCAAGATTCGCACAATATCCAGTCTTACAAAGATAGGATGCACACTTTTCTATATGCGGAGGAAGTAGCCCAGATGAAAATTGTGTCCAG AATGAACGTTATTTGCAACATGACACCGACAGACCTGCTTGAAAGTATTGGCAATTTTCCAACAATGCACGCTACAGAAGGACAGCTGTTTGCAAGAATTCATCTGGAAAATGATCTGTCGATTGATTCAGCAGTCGGTCGGTTGGTTTTGCAAATAGAATCCGTCTGGTTGAAGGGCCTGAATGAAAGTAGTGGGATTGATACAAAACGG GTGTACGAATCATCAATCAGTCACATTGAACATGATGTTATTACTGTTCGACTGTCACAGACATGCGTTCGTGAATTAAAGCTGTTAAATGGCAGAAAGTGTCGTGTTGAG ATACAAATGCAGCTGAATCGACAGGCATTTTGCGAAATGCACCATGCTGTGGACAACATGGAGTCCGCGTCCTTTGTTTACCCACTGGAACTGGAGCCCGTGTTACCAGACGAGTGTGATGG GAAATTGTCAATTGACGGCTATGGGATTAAGCCTTGCAACGAATATCAATTCGCCACCATCAGAACAATTGCCAGACCAAAAATTGAAGGTGAACCACCGATATTAATCGTCGGACCATTTGGAACGGGAAAAACCTATACGATCGCTCAAGCAGCCATATTCACGTTGCAACAACCAAATACCCGGATATTGATATGCACACATTCCAACAG TGAGGCCGATTTGTACGTTACTAAATACTTCCATCCTTTGTATATGGAGGGTAATAAAGATACCAAACCTCTCAGAGTATACTATGAGAAACGATGGCCAGAAAGCGTCTCCCAAATTGTGCAAAAATACTGCTTAATGAAATATAAAGCATTCCG TCAACCCACAAAAGAGGAAATTGACGAACACCGTATAATTATCACAACACTTAGATCGTCAAAACTAGTATCCAGACTTGCTTCCAAGG GTATATTCACTCACATCATGCTAGACGAAGCGGCTCAAGTTCTCGAAACGGAGCTTCTGATACCATTGTCGCTTGCCGGTCCGGGTACCAAAGTTGTATTAGCCGGAGACCCGATGCAG aTTGGACCTGAAGTTTATTCGAAGCTTGGGAGAAAGGAGAACTTCAATGTGTCGATGCTGGAAAGACTTGATTTGACATATGCCTTTAACACGCAATATAAAGTCAAACTGTGTCAAAACTACAGAACAACTAGTGCTATTATCGACTTCATGTCTGAGTTGTTTTATGACTGTCAACTTGAGGCTACTGAAAATCCACCACCTCATCCGGACGTACATGCGTTGGCGTTCTACGTAGCGAGAGGAGAGGATGCCTCTCTGGAGATTATGAACGACGGTTACTATAATGTTGCAGAG gtGAAGGAAATTGTAGAAAGAGTGGAGGAACTAAAACGGACTTGGCCGGAACGTCACTGGGGTCGCTATGATCAAAGCAAGATATGTGTTATAGCTCCTTACCGTGCCCAG ATTTTGTATTTACGAAGCGAATTGAAGGAGAGAGGTTTTTCTAAAGTGAACGTAGAGCGCGTAAACAACGTTCAAG GCAAGGAGTTTAAAGTCACTATCATCAGCACGGTACGGACTCGAAAGGAGGGTATGGAAGATGTTGAACATGTAGACCTTGCATTCCTTTCAAACCCGAagttcttggtcactgcaatgACACGAGCTCAGTCCCAAGTGATCGTTGTTGGGGAACCCGTAACATTGAGTGTGATAGGAGAATGCAG GGACATTTGGAAGAGATTTATTGAAGTGTGTCACGAACATGGCAGTTTCCATGGTCTGGAATGGGAAGAGTATCGTCGACAATGTTTCAGTGCAGAATCGAAGTTAAACCCAGAAGCTCCGGAGTTTGTTCCACGAGTTTGTATTGATTAA
- the LOC127858116 gene encoding probable helicase with zinc finger domain isoform X1, whose translation MRSIRLRNKDTGTNFRLINVHKETWATEKPLTNAFEWVNASVINNPVDWNTYNVMVEFNTDVYGNYFVDIDFDLGYYCAHQRITVEPPRAATIHDIKESFEKLNCERWQRGNTDLVELSPSSDEEKLNRRLLESYPLRNVMTLQTDVWYRPQDSHNIQSYKDRMHTFLYAEEVAQMKIVSRMNVICNMTPTDLLESIGNFPTMHATEGQLFARIHLENDLSIDSAVGRLVLQIESVWLKGLNESSGIDTKRVYESSISHIEHDVITVRLSQTCVRELKLLNGRKCRVEIQMQLNRQAFCEMHHAVDNMESASFVYPLELEPVLPDECDGKLSIDGYGIKPCNEYQFATIRTIARPKIEGEPPILIVGPFGTGKTYTIAQAAIFTLQQPNTRILICTHSNSEADLYVTKYFHPLYMEGNKDTKPLRVYYEKRWPESVSQIVQKYCLMKYKAFRQPTKEEIDEHRIIITTLRSSKLVSRLASKGIFTHIMLDEAAQVLETELLIPLSLAGPGTKVVLAGDPMQIGPEVYSKLGRKENFNVSMLERLDLTYAFNTQYKVKLCQNYRTTSAIIDFMSELFYDCQLEATENPPPHPDVHALAFYVARGEDASLEIMNDGYYNVAEVKEIVERVEELKRTWPERHWGRYDQSKICVIAPYRAQILYLRSELKERGFSKVNVERVNNVQGKEFKVTIISTVRTRKEGMEDVEHVDLAFLSNPKFLVTAMTRAQSQVIVVGEPVTLSVIGECRDIWKRFIEVCHEHGSFHGLEWEEYRRQCFSAESKLNPEAPEFVPRVCID comes from the exons ATGAGGTCGATTCGCTTACGGAATAAAGACACTGGTACAAACTTCCGACTGATCAACGTTCATAAGGAGACATGGGCCACTGAAAAACCATTGACGAATGCCTTTGAATGGGTCAATGCCAGTGTAATCAACAACCCAGTAGACTGGAATACGTATAACGTTATG GTTGAGTTCAACACGGATGTTTATGGTAATTATTTTGTGGACATTGACTTTGACCTCGGTTACTACTGTGCGCATCAACGTATAACAGTCGAACCGCCAAGAGCTGCTACCATTCATGATATTAAAGAGTCATTTGAAAAGTTGAATTGTGAACGGTGGCAAAGAGGAAATACAGATCTTGTGGAATTATCTCCCAG CTCAGATGAAGAGAAATTGAACCGAAGATTGCTTGAGTCCTACCCTTTACGCAATGTAATGACGTTGCAGACAGACGTGTGGTATCGTCCGCAAGATTCGCACAATATCCAGTCTTACAAAGATAGGATGCACACTTTTCTATATGCGGAGGAAGTAGCCCAGATGAAAATTGTGTCCAG AATGAACGTTATTTGCAACATGACACCGACAGACCTGCTTGAAAGTATTGGCAATTTTCCAACAATGCACGCTACAGAAGGACAGCTGTTTGCAAGAATTCATCTGGAAAATGATCTGTCGATTGATTCAGCAGTCGGTCGGTTGGTTTTGCAAATAGAATCCGTCTGGTTGAAGGGCCTGAATGAAAGTAGTGGGATTGATACAAAACGG GTGTACGAATCATCAATCAGTCACATTGAACATGATGTTATTACTGTTCGACTGTCACAGACATGCGTTCGTGAATTAAAGCTGTTAAATGGCAGAAAGTGTCGTGTTGAG ATACAAATGCAGCTGAATCGACAGGCATTTTGCGAAATGCACCATGCTGTGGACAACATGGAGTCCGCGTCCTTTGTTTACCCACTGGAACTGGAGCCCGTGTTACCAGACGAGTGTGATGG GAAATTGTCAATTGACGGCTATGGGATTAAGCCTTGCAACGAATATCAATTCGCCACCATCAGAACAATTGCCAGACCAAAAATTGAAGGTGAACCACCGATATTAATCGTCGGACCATTTGGAACGGGAAAAACCTATACGATCGCTCAAGCAGCCATATTCACGTTGCAACAACCAAATACCCGGATATTGATATGCACACATTCCAACAG TGAGGCCGATTTGTACGTTACTAAATACTTCCATCCTTTGTATATGGAGGGTAATAAAGATACCAAACCTCTCAGAGTATACTATGAGAAACGATGGCCAGAAAGCGTCTCCCAAATTGTGCAAAAATACTGCTTAATGAAATATAAAGCATTCCG TCAACCCACAAAAGAGGAAATTGACGAACACCGTATAATTATCACAACACTTAGATCGTCAAAACTAGTATCCAGACTTGCTTCCAAGG GTATATTCACTCACATCATGCTAGACGAAGCGGCTCAAGTTCTCGAAACGGAGCTTCTGATACCATTGTCGCTTGCCGGTCCGGGTACCAAAGTTGTATTAGCCGGAGACCCGATGCAG aTTGGACCTGAAGTTTATTCGAAGCTTGGGAGAAAGGAGAACTTCAATGTGTCGATGCTGGAAAGACTTGATTTGACATATGCCTTTAACACGCAATATAAAGTCAAACTGTGTCAAAACTACAGAACAACTAGTGCTATTATCGACTTCATGTCTGAGTTGTTTTATGACTGTCAACTTGAGGCTACTGAAAATCCACCACCTCATCCGGACGTACATGCGTTGGCGTTCTACGTAGCGAGAGGAGAGGATGCCTCTCTGGAGATTATGAACGACGGTTACTATAATGTTGCAGAG gtGAAGGAAATTGTAGAAAGAGTGGAGGAACTAAAACGGACTTGGCCGGAACGTCACTGGGGTCGCTATGATCAAAGCAAGATATGTGTTATAGCTCCTTACCGTGCCCAG ATTTTGTATTTACGAAGCGAATTGAAGGAGAGAGGTTTTTCTAAAGTGAACGTAGAGCGCGTAAACAACGTTCAAG GCAAGGAGTTTAAAGTCACTATCATCAGCACGGTACGGACTCGAAAGGAGGGTATGGAAGATGTTGAACATGTAGACCTTGCATTCCTTTCAAACCCGAagttcttggtcactgcaatgACACGAGCTCAGTCCCAAGTGATCGTTGTTGGGGAACCCGTAACATTGAGTGTGATAGGAGAATGCAG GGACATTTGGAAGAGATTTATTGAAGTGTGTCACGAACATGGCAGTTTCCATGGTCTGGAATGGGAAGAGTATCGTCGACAATGTTTCAGTGCAGAATCGAAGTTAAACCCAGAAGCTCCGGAGTTTGTTCCACGAGTTTGTATTGATTAA
- the LOC127857456 gene encoding uncharacterized protein LOC127857456, which yields MALHQVTNSEVRHWTKGCLAIRLLKDGLTSYVKSEIEHQYAVVVKTIKTRSKISAFSCSSCNIQNLLPYHACSERETQSCFQKPSNMCNCAKKHGKRKCPQGGACSLMYDYTIKEHFHSSPTFQNSDLRKWSTNNWEYAKCFISGSGKFGVTDVFDTDSAGLLSICLNNHSIRSQFEVSILEQAIQVRNDIFHSGSHQLQNDVVQGYIDMFLAVLRQPPLLCNHEAKDAVMKLASVPILQINNLTSYCIIQ from the exons ATGGCACTGCATCAAGTTACCAACTCCGAAGTGAGGCACTGGACGAAAGGATGTCTGGCAATTCGCCTTTTAAAAGATGGATTAACATCATATGTGAAATCTGAAATTGAACACCAATATGCTGTTGTGGTCAAGACAATCAAAACAAGAAGCAAAATATCAGCGTTTTCTTGTTCGAGTTGCAATATCCAAAACCTTTTGCCATACCATGCTTGCTCAGAAAGAGAAACTCAGTCGTGTTTTCAAAAACCTTCAAATATGTGCAATTGCGCTAAGAAACATGGCAAGCGCAAATGCCCACAAGGAGGTGCGTGCAGCCTTATGTATGATTATACTATTAAGGAGCACTTTCATTCATCACCAACATTTCAAAACTCCGACTTGAGGAAGTGGTCCACCAATAATTGGGAGTATGCAAAGTGCTTCATATCTGGATCTGGTAAATTTGGAGTCACAGATGTGTTCGATACTGACTCTGCAGGGTTGCTTAGCATTTGCTTGAACAACCATTCAATACGCTCACAGTTTGAAGTTAGTATTCTAGAACAG GCTATACAAGTAAGAAATGACATATTCCATTCGGGCTCACATCAGCTGCAAAATGACGTTGTACAGGGATACATAGACATGTTTTTGGCAGTACTGAGACAGCCACCACTACTATGTAACCATGAAGCAAAAGACGCTGTTATGAAGCTTGCTTCGGTAcccattttacaaataaataatttaacctCATACTGTATTATACAATga